CAGCATCTGGTCCGCCGCCTGCGCCGCGTTGGGCGCCTGCTGCGGCTGCTGCGGCTGGCCGGGCGCAGTCGCGATTGCTCCGCTCTCATCCGGTGGCTCGCTCCCTTTCAGATACGCCTCCAGCACCGGTTGCCGTGTGTCCGCGGTCGCGCGCTTTCCCGTGTCGCCGTCGATGTTCACCCAGACGATCTTCTCGTTCGGCGTCTCGAAATCGCCCTGGGGGACGCCCTTGAGCGCCTTCGTCATGTAGTCGAGCCAGATCGGCAACGCGTAGTGACCGCCGGTGGCGTACTTGTCCATCGGCGTTTCGTAGGTGTCGTAGCCCACCCAGACGCCGGTCACGAGGTCCCGCGTGTATCCGAGGAACCAGGCATCGAACAGGTCGTTGGTCGTACCCGTCTTGCCGGCCACGGGCTTTGCGAGCGCCGCCGCGCGGCCGCCGGTACCGGGCGGCTTGCATACTTCGGTCATCAACTGCTGCATGAGGAAGGCCGTCTCCGGCGCCATCACCTGGTCCGGCACCTCGAACAGCTTCGCGTAGCCGGCGGCGACGCGGTCGTCGAGCTCCGTCCACGGATCGTAGAACGAGCTGTGGTCCTCGAGGATGCGGCCGTCGCGATCGAGCACGCGGCGCAGGTAGATCATCTTCGCCTTCTTCCCCATCCGGTTCAGCGTGGCAAAGACTCCGGTGAGCTCGGACGGATACACGCACGAGGACCCCAGCGCCATCGAGAGGTCCTCGTTGATCTTGGTGCTGAGGCCCAGCTTGTGCCCCCAGGCCGCTGCGGCCTTGACGCCTACCGCCTGCAGCGTGCGGATGGCCGGTGTGTTCATCGAATGGATCAGTGCCTGCCTCACCGGCACCTCGCCCTTGAATTCCTCCTCGTAGTTCTGCGGCTTCCAGCGGCGCCCGGTGGAGTCGTCGTCGGTGACGATGGGTGCATCGAGGAGGATGGTCGAAGCGGTGAACCCCTGCTGCTCGATGGCCGCGCTGTAGATCACCGGCTTGAAGGCAGACCCTGGCTGGCGGCAGGCCTGGAAGGCACGGTTGAACTCGCTCTTCTCGAAGTCGTAGCCCCCGATCATCGCCACCACGTACCCGCTGTTCGGGTCGGTGCTGATCAAGGCGCCCTGGAGCTTGGGGTCCTGCTCCAGCGCCCACACGCCTTTCGTCTCCGTGGCGCGCACCAACACCACGTCGCCGGAGGAGAGCACCGGGCGCAGCGTAGTGATCTTCGTGTACTCGGAATTCAACTCCGGATTCGGCTTGCGCGCCCAGGCCGCCTGCTCCAGCGGAATCACGCCCTCCTCGGCGCCGATGCGGACCTTGACGGACTCTTTCTCCACCGAGGTGACGAGCGCCGCGATGACTTCGTCGCGCTTTCCGTCGCCTTCGAGGAACGCCTGCTCCTTCTTGCTGAAGTCGTCCCAGTCCTTCTTCTTCAGCTGCATCAGCGGCCCGCGGAAACCCTGCCGCTTGTCCGCCTCGATCACTCCCTTGATCGTCGCCGCCACCGCGTCGTGCTCGCGCTCGAGGTCGACGGTCGCATAGACCTTGAGACCTTCGTCGAGCAGGCGGTCGTTGCCGTACCGGGCCACCAGATCGCGGCGGATGTGCTCGGTGACGTACGGCGCGGTCTCGCGGAAGATGTCCTGCACCGGGTACACCTGGATGGGAGCGTCCTCCGCTTCCTTCCGCTCCTGCGCGGTGATCATCCCCTCTTCGAACATCCGCCGCAGCACGTACATCCTGCGCGCCTTCGAGCGCTCCGGATGCGCGAACGGCGAGTACTTGCTCGGCGCCTGCGGCAGCCCGGCGATCAGCGAAATCTCCGGCAGCGACAGCTCCCAGACGTTCTTGCGGAAGTAGTTCTCCGCCGCGGCCTGCACTCCGTAGCTGTGGTGACCGAAGTACACCTCGTTCAGGTACAGCCAGAGGATGTGCTCCTTGTCGAAGTTGTTCTCCAGCCGCCGGGTGAGGATGAACTCGCGCGCCTTGCGCCGGACGCCTGGCCAGCCGGAACGGATGCGGACGCTCTCCTCGCCCTCGACGGAGGCCATGATCGCCTTGGCCGTCTGCTGCGAGAGCGTCGAGCCGCCGACGGTCCGGGCGTGGCGCACGTACGTCTGGTAGATGCCTCGCATCAGCCCGGTGAAGCTGACACCGCCGTGCTCGAAGAAGTCCTTGTCCTCGCTGGCGATGACCGCCTGCTTGAGGCGCTTGGGAATCCGGTCGTAGGGAACCACTACCCGGCGCTCGTTGTAGAACTCGCCGATCATCTGCTCGTCGCCGCTCCAGATGGTGGTGACGATTGGCGGGCGGTAATGGCGTGCCCACTCGATGGAAGGCAGCCCCCGCGCCAGCCAGATGTAGAGCCCGAGAAGGGCCATGCCGGCCAGGCCGGCGAGGATCCCCAGCGGAATGGCGATCAGGACCCACAGCTTCTTGCGACCGGGACCGCGATCGGCGACCAGGCGGTCGTAGATGCGGCGGCGAAGAGGGGACGGTTCGTTGAGCATCGGTCGGTCCTACGGCGGAACATCAGAACCGGGGCGGTTCATCCTGGCAAGTTGCTGTCGGGCGTTCGCTTGCTGAATCCGACGACGGAAGCGTGTGTTTTCCATTGGATTTGGGCGCGGGGCAGACTTTCGGCCAGATCCTGGGGCAGCGGCGACTCGAACACCAGCCGCTTTTTCGTCACCGGGTGCGCCAGCGCCAGTCGGGTACTGTGGAGAAACATGCGCCGCAGTCCCCACTGCCGCTGCGCGATCCGGTTGAAGGGGAAATCGCCGTATTTCGTGTCGCCCACCACCGGGTGGCCGATGGCCTCCAGATGACGCCGGATCTGGTGGGTGCGTCCCGTCTCGATGGTGAGCTCGAGCAAGGTCGCTTCCGCGCCGCCGGCGAGCTTCTTCCAGCGCGTCAGCGCCGACTGGAGATTGACGCCGCGCTGCTGCTTCGAGGCGTACGTCTGCTGGTGCTCGGCAAGACGCAGATCGATGCTCCCTTCCTGCCGCTGGAAGCGCCCTTTCGCGAGCGCCAGATAGGTCTTGTCCGCCTCACCCGCCGTGAACATCTCCGTCATCCGCACCATCGCTTGCCGCGTCTTCGCCACCACCACCACGCCGCTCGTCTCGCGGTCGAGGCGATGCGCGGGGCTCGGCTTGAACTCGCCCTCCGGCGTGACCCGCCCCTGCCGCGCGAGATAGGCCCGGACCTGGTCGACGAGCGTCTCGCCCGTGATGCCGGATCCCGCATGGATGGCGAGGCCCGCGGGCTTGTCGA
The window above is part of the Deltaproteobacteria bacterium genome. Proteins encoded here:
- a CDS encoding PBP1A family penicillin-binding protein, with the translated sequence MLNEPSPLRRRIYDRLVADRGPGRKKLWVLIAIPLGILAGLAGMALLGLYIWLARGLPSIEWARHYRPPIVTTIWSGDEQMIGEFYNERRVVVPYDRIPKRLKQAVIASEDKDFFEHGGVSFTGLMRGIYQTYVRHARTVGGSTLSQQTAKAIMASVEGEESVRIRSGWPGVRRKAREFILTRRLENNFDKEHILWLYLNEVYFGHHSYGVQAAAENYFRKNVWELSLPEISLIAGLPQAPSKYSPFAHPERSKARRMYVLRRMFEEGMITAQERKEAEDAPIQVYPVQDIFRETAPYVTEHIRRDLVARYGNDRLLDEGLKVYATVDLEREHDAVAATIKGVIEADKRQGFRGPLMQLKKKDWDDFSKKEQAFLEGDGKRDEVIAALVTSVEKESVKVRIGAEEGVIPLEQAAWARKPNPELNSEYTKITTLRPVLSSGDVVLVRATETKGVWALEQDPKLQGALISTDPNSGYVVAMIGGYDFEKSEFNRAFQACRQPGSAFKPVIYSAAIEQQGFTASTILLDAPIVTDDDSTGRRWKPQNYEEEFKGEVPVRQALIHSMNTPAIRTLQAVGVKAAAAWGHKLGLSTKINEDLSMALGSSCVYPSELTGVFATLNRMGKKAKMIYLRRVLDRDGRILEDHSSFYDPWTELDDRVAAGYAKLFEVPDQVMAPETAFLMQQLMTEVCKPPGTGGRAAALAKPVAGKTGTTNDLFDAWFLGYTRDLVTGVWVGYDTYETPMDKYATGGHYALPIWLDYMTKALKGVPQGDFETPNEKIVWVNIDGDTGKRATADTRQPVLEAYLKGSEPPDESGAIATAPGQPQQPQQAPNAAQAADQMLKGGL
- a CDS encoding RluA family pseudouridine synthase, whose translation is MKVDFKVSADAAGQRLDKFLRKRLENLPLSHLYKLVRTKKVRVNGARAAIAQLLKPGDEITVHVLKPTEPPPARPIEAVGQDFKVLYEDEHILAVDKPAGLAIHAGSGITGETLVDQVRAYLARQGRVTPEGEFKPSPAHRLDRETSGVVVVAKTRQAMVRMTEMFTAGEADKTYLALAKGRFQRQEGSIDLRLAEHQQTYASKQQRGVNLQSALTRWKKLAGGAEATLLELTIETGRTHQIRRHLEAIGHPVVGDTKYGDFPFNRIAQRQWGLRRMFLHSTRLALAHPVTKKRLVFESPLPQDLAESLPRAQIQWKTHASVVGFSKRTPDSNLPG